atgtaaaactaAGCTTACATAAagatacttaaacgataaaaaagcttgagtgtgaattgctctaacatcatagcttaatattaatttactgtgatatggtgatgacaaaaaaattacccggctaagtttgttgtgggttctacttagaccagggcgcgtttggaaccctcgtagctttaggtttaagttggcgaacgaagttatcaccatccccttacgattatgtaaacatatatgtacgagtatgaacgcttcataagtgcctgtgatagtcctacatgaataaagaatttttgaattttaatttatcaacaTATTAGGATAAAGGAGCGATAACTTCAGGTATAAGTTTTCCTAATTTGCATTCAATATCAGGGCAGGGAAGCATCCTCGTCCGCGTCCCACGCtctttaatacatatataaacgaCATACACACTAATATTGACAGCGCTATAGTATGTTACGCAGACGATACTACCATAGTTTATGTGGGCCTACCTGGCCTGATGTATTTGGGAAGGCTGAATCAGGGATGAAACGTGTATCTGAATGGCTGCGTTATAATCTTCTTACTCTTAACTCATCAAAAACGGACTATACCTATTTGTTTCCATAAAACTCCTGAGAACCCGATAGTCGAGATAAATATAACTGTTCAATGCTGACCAAGACTGacagtacaaaatatttaagaattctTGTCGaccaaaatttgaaatttaaagcaaacataaaataaataaatatactatgacaatacacacatcgccatatagccccaagtaagcgtagcttgtgtacacatacatacatataatattaagataaacacccagacactggaaaatattcatgctcaaaacacgaacatttttccagttgagggaatcgaacctacggccctGGACTCACACTATCGGGTGGCTCCCCACTTCGTCAACCAGCTGTCTAGCATATAATCTTTCATGTCGGAtccgtaaaattataaatggaggtacccaaatatccagcttttttgtgtacccagtttttttttaaatgcgccaaaactgttttgtggtcGATTCCCAGCTACGTTGTAACTACTGATATATCGATCttgctccactttttcaaaaatggcatccattttatccgtaatagggcgaccagagcgaggtgcaccTTTGACATCAAAACTtacggattgaaaacgcttttAACCTAATTTGTGCTAATCTCACAGGCGCTGCAccataaacatcgcaaatttttttcgcggcttgcgttgcattttaccttttttgtagtaaaattttaaaatgtatcgaatttcttcatcACTCATCTTCGCAGtacgaaaatttgaatttggaattatctccTTTAAAATCCTAActtttatagtcgtaaaaatgtaataggcccgttttgacatttgtgcaagaccatagaatgtaacttggaacgaaactgaaagaaacaataaaataaaaatcatttacatacagtattttaaaaaatacgtaaatttttttgggacgttaaataatatgaaagaatatatcgcgagtattctttttgcgcttactttatcgtagcatgcaatttataattgttgcgaaacgttccgaaaacagtgaggttttaatcttttttttttatactagagctgtaaccatttttttactgaatatcgcaattaaatattgtgtagtaatctttactgcaaagaatgagcttggttctcaaaatgggttctaaataatgagtctgggttgatgtatctgaccaaacggcacatgactaaagcgtccccgcgcgcactgcgcagtttttcgttcctcatcttgtaaagttgactgtgcgctcgtttaagtttgatatatattgttcactattacgttaactatggctcttctattttggacattaatttaaacatagtgatttgactcgatttttgtgtttgttgttatatagtactaactctgtttcaacatgttgaaaaattgacgtataatcaacagccagtcacgcgtattggttgtgaagttaaaggaatactttgaacgaacgaacactttacaatacataataatatcaatcaagtactgataaacacttgaattgatttatcgtgagtatcgagtcccgagtcttatggttccataactagttacgtcgcgatgacaaatgtcaaaacgggcctattacatttttacgactataatgataccaaaaccagctagatccaaatagtatagccaaagagatatTATAACAAGTTTATACAAACTATAATGCCAAAAAAATTTTTCCCCAACATATTATGTTTGGACAGCGGCCGCTGaatggacaaaaattaaaaatggcggACGGGGCGTTTACGCACCATGCTTTTTCTGATCAGTTCaacaacacaaacacacaacataacacacaaacaaaaatacagactTTTCAACTGCAGAAGTGATGTTGCctaagttatgtttttttcatattttacttcacGTATAGaaagaaaattaacaaaaagacaGTTTgtctttgaaaataattatttgtaagtaGTAATTATTTGTGCcaagttaaatattatacagataacacAGTGATAGCCTGAAGGTTAGGACTTCAGTTTCACTTTCGagaggctgagttcgaatccccatAACTTTTTCAGTTAAAGTTTAGTTTAAGTtaagcgttttaagcaattaaaatatcacttgctatggCTTAAATTTCTGTAGGTAcaaatttaatagtttatttgaagagttccctcgattacTCCAGGACCTTGACCTGATGATCGTGGGAACACAAGGGacggaaaaaaaaatctaaatcgatCCAGGCGTCTTCCAGTAATCgagaaaaatacataaaaaataaggttccgacgaattgagaatatcctttttttaaagCAGTTAAAAAGAGTAtgaatgaaaaaacaaaatatttttgcttCCATTTATTGATTATTCAAAAACACGTgtcaaagataataaataacaatcatttttaaatattgctaaatattaatataccgCGAGAGATATGTTAGATTATCTTcctgtgtttatttattagatcgcgtgaaagttaactgcGAATTAAGTGATATCAAAAGTGACAGTGCGGTTGCCCAGTATTTtagctagatggcgctccttcgatatcatacaaatcgtagttaagtTTTATGCGACGGAATAAAACGTAGGTACTCGATCGAAGCACTCTGCGTCAACAATCTCATatcttccttcaccgtaaacCTTCAAATATTTAAGTGGTTGATTTCTAGTATCCCTTTGAAAGGTGTATAAACCCTATATCCTTTTTGAAGATTTAAAACATAAAGTTCaagaagtaataataattatgttgatACTTGATATACGCTTCTCTAGTAAGCTTGTTTCGTAAAGTATGTGTCATTGTATCTTTGAGATGGTTGATCCAATCCTGTGTATCCTGGTTTTATCCTGGTTTTCTAAATAGTCCTAGAAGTAGGTACCATCGTCTCTTAATTGTTCCATTTCTGCATCCTCCAGGTAAGGGAATAAATTATAGACTGACCAAATTGTTCATTATCTAGAAGAAAACAACGAGAGAGTCAACTGATCGGAAAGGAAGTGTCAGTGGAAGTATCATTGTTATCCACTAATCACTCTATTCACCCTCAGTTAGCAGCCCCTTTTCTTATGCCGCATTTAGCCGTAAACCTTCAATATTTAAGTGGTTAATTTCTATTTTCCCTCATAAAGATTATACTAATTCAATCATCCCAATAAACGATTGAAAATATGACCTTGGCAAACTAATAAGTAAGCTGGGATGTTTGAGACCTtcattttctaaaattaaaaagttcaacACCATTTTTGAATCATCATTGGTGAATTGTTCTTGCGCTTCTTGTAACTGAACGCATTTATTCTTGCGGTATTTAATTTctcagtaaataaaatacaactacTATGAAACTAATTGTTATCTACACGGTCTTTGATTTCTTCCTTTATTCGCTATTATCTTTTATAATCATATCTGCCAGTTTTTCTGCTATTACCATGACAGCTGTATTAATATTGCCAGTAACTTGATTAGGCATTGCGCTAGCGTCTCCCACTCTCAAGTTGTTGATTCCAAGAACTCTCAGCCGGGAGTCTAGAACAGATCCCATGCGACAAGAGCTGCTGTAGTGGAAGGTAGTGTCCATCATGTGGAGTGTATAGCACTTCCAGTACTCGATCGAGTCACGGTCCAAACTATTACATTTTGGCAAATCAAAGTAAATCGTCTCAGCACCAACGCTTTTGAAAAAGCTCGATTCTTTTACTTTGATGTAATCTAATATGTACGCTGCGTTGTTCTCCAAATCAACACTGTTTGAAAAATGGCCTGTAGTAATTACTGGTGGGTCCTCAGGATCCGAACTTTGTAACGCAACATTACCATACGACAATGGACGAGCTTTATTCATAACCGTGAAAAGAACTTCGCTTTCTGTCCCAGCAGCAGCGAGCTGATTACAAACGTCATCGTGTAAGCCAAAAACGACGGAAGATAATTGTAAAAGAGCAGCTGGATTATTCCTACATATTAAGTTCAATGTCACCCAATCAGAGTAGCCCTGTTCTTTGTCTAATGCACCTGAGCCGACAAATGTCGGCACTGGGAAGTTCCACGGTGGTTGGGTTTCAACAGGATCACTAGTTTGTTCTAATTTATGAGCAACAATGACGGCAGCATGATCTTGCAGTGTTTTACCTACCGGTAAATCTTTAACAACTGGTATATTCAAACTATCAAGATGATCTTGTGGTCCTACTCCGGATAACATCAATATCTTTGGCGTATTGAAAGCCCCTGCTGATAATATGACTTCCCTTTTAGCGTAAATATTTATGAGTTTTTCAGATGAAGTGGCCTCAACCCCAATAGCATTTATACCGTCAAAGAGAACTTTTGTGACCATTGTATTTTTCATTATGTGAAGATTCGGTCGGTGTTTAGCGGTTGCTAAATAGCACTCCGCACTGCTTTGCCGAATACCGTTTTCGTCAATGGTGAACAAGGCATGAGCGAAGCCCAAAGTGTCATTAGTGTTCATATCAACCATGATTTTGTGTCCCACATCGCCAAAAGCCTCCAAGTATTTAAGTGGTTGATTTCTAGTCTCCCTTGTTATGGCAACTGCACCGTCCATTCCATGGAAAGATGCAGTTTCCGAATTAATGATTTCAGGGTCTACAAGGCGTTCACTTTTCTTGAAGAATGGGAGAAGGTTCCACCAATTCCATGATTCATCCCCGGTAGCATCTGCCCATAGTTTATAATCGTAAGGATCGCCTCTCACATAGTAAAAGTGATGCAATGTGCTGCTTCCCCCCAAAACTTTTCCTGAAGGCAGGTCTAAGTATTTATTCCGGTGGTATTGAGCGGAGTAGCCATCGTCGACTGAGGTGTAGTTCCAGTCCATCTCCGATTTTGTCAGGTAAGGGAACAAACTGGCATActgtaaataaagaaaactaataAAGTAACTTACTCCAACTAGTACACCAACTTGAAACGTTGGAGATACAAGAATAGGGTTAAAACTCATCACGCAAATGTTTCCGAAATAAATGCATCAGGGGATTTTCTGTCCACATCAATCGAATCTATTTATATACACCGAGCAAGTTTCAGCGTGTGACTTCTTGTTCCCCGAGCAtttaacaaagccaacaaaagAGACATGCCCTGGTTATGATATTAAGTTTGTGTATACCCCCTTTGGAGGCGAGAGTCCCACATCGGAGCAAACCTCCTTCCTGCCCAAAGGTCGGAAGTCATACAGCTTTAACACCGcaccaaaaaaaaaggtgtgacATATTAATGAATTGCTGCAACCAGATAAGGTAATGGGTCTCACCTCAGCCTCCCAATGAGGGTCACCTCCGGCCTCTATGAGTAGAACATTGACATTTGGGTCCTCGCTAAGCCGATTAGCAACAATACTGCCCGCTGTACCGGCTCCCACGACCACGTAGTCGTATTCAGCTTTATCTGTAAATAAATGATCGGTGTTGTAAATTTGTCAATTTTGTGTGAACGCATAGCTCCCCAGGAACTGGTGGCGTAGCATTTTCGACGTTAAATTAGTTTGACTTGACAGTTAAAGGTGATAGAGTACTGAACACGTTGAGTTTGTCGTAATCCTAGCTGTGGGGCATTCGTTAAGCTGATTTGGATGACGATGctatatgtataatgtaaacTGTAGTACCTTCTACAGGGACGTGGGTCGGCCACTTGTAAGTACTCAGGCCCAATGCAGTCAACGCCAGGAAGAGGCCCCTGGTGGACTTGGCAGTTGCTATCATCGCCGTCACGTCCATGGTTGATCTAAAGATAAAGAAGAAACAGACCTTTATAAGCTTACTCATAAATATGTCTTCAGTGTTAGATTCAAGTGCAGCTAGGTATGTAGCTATCGGAAACAGTAGTGTTCACGGTTTCgtgaacacgactaatattgaacgTTCTTGATTCTGTGGGTTGAAGTTGCATGTTGCAAGGAAGTATTGAACATGTAACTTCAAACCATGGTTGGATGGTTGAACATAATGTTGtacttataacaataattttgaataaacttAGGGGCATCTATAAATTACGTGGGTGTTTTTCTTAATGTTTTGTTCCTACCTCCCCCCCTCCCCTGGTGAgttgtcgtgagattttattcaacccatccccgtgagatttttcaaaatgtgtcttacgttaacgcgttggattgttattgtaaaaagacacatggaccaaaatagtatgatttttttgtttcaatcagaaaaaaaattgcgttatATTTGCCGAGACCTCTCTCCACCGTAAGATTAGATTAGATTTGGCTCGACCCCCTCCCcacccttaaacatctcacgtattttatcaACGCCCCGTAATATTCATAATGGAATTCCAAAAGTtggttcataaaattaaattaagtaaagaataaaacaaaagattagTAAGAAAAGGTTACTTACAGTTTCTACGATCTTCGCCTTGTTCTTGAGACTCGTCTCTGATGAAGTGTGATGGTATACCGCCttctatttatatcaatatcgaatACATTTGTTtgcaatgttttaattataacatgtcatggatatttaatatttaaattactttttctttCAGACACCATTCATTTTCATATTCCAATATTTACAGTTCCGAAAGTAGGAAAACTCGAAATACTTGGTTCAAGGCCAATTGTCTCAGGTGCATGGACTTACACGTGTAATACTTCGCGTCCGATAGCGCTTGGGCTCGATTGTCCCGTTGCTGTGACGCTTGTATGGACCGCACTTTATAAgttcatcttttttttaaccccagatgcaaaaacgacggggttttataagtttattcatatttacatgataatttttaatagttttcagctaaatacatattttagtttttttttttctgtaatgaGACTGGAGATACCTAAGAAGGATAATGCTGTagacacctataattgattattgtaatggcactagaaaGATTTTGTAGTTCTAAcacgtaatttaatttttttatgaacgtagTTACAATTAactgctggtgtgtcttatgaaataataaataaaaaataacataatatttttcacaactccctcattaTGGGTATCATATAAAAGTGCTTGACTGGTAGAATactttgataaatttaataaaacttattacatatatattccAATAGAATTGAAAGAGGAGGacttgtacctttttttttgtttaaaaataaattgtaacagacattttccaacataattagccatccccttagaaactatgcgtttatggtgaggatggcgggttcgcaagtatatatctttatgaatattcaGCTACTTAATCTAACtgtaaatttaacttaatcttaatgtaaatcatttagacaatcttaatcgaacagtagtattttttttgcactgttagctaaaaaatgtcttttacatttccttaaaaatatatgttttttatcattttaacatTGCAAAGCGggtgggagatcttcaaatatattgggtaatatgtatttatggaAAAACAGATGGTTCCTATTGGAGAGAGCTACAGCATGATTCTGTTATAACCTCTCCACGGATAAatgcttttgcatttataacattagtgggGAAATATTAAAATGGGAATAATACAGAGGACGAAACCAACAcatcgacaatacacacatcgctatctagccccaaagtaagcgaagcttgtgttatgggtactaagatagctgatgaatatttttatacatttaatacacataaatacttagaatatacagataaacacccagacactgaaaaacattcatgttcatcacacaaacattttgccagttgtgggatcgAACCcttcggccttggactcagaaagcaggtttgctgcccactgcgccgaccggcaaaattaccgaatgaaatttTTGAGATGTCTCAGAATAAGTTcaaattttatgtaaaactaAGCTTACATAAagatacttaaacgataaaaaagcttgagtgtgaattgctctaacatcatagcttaatattaatttactgtgatatggtgatgacaaaaaaattacccggctaagtttgttgtgggttctacttagaccagggcgcgtttggaaccctcgtagctttaggtttaagttggcgaacgaagttatcaccatccccttacgattatgtaaacatatatgtacgagtatgaacgcttcataagtgcctgtgatagtcctacatgaataaagaatttttgaattttaatttatcaacaTATTAGGATAAAGGAGCGATAACTTCAGGTATAAGTTTTCCTAATTTGCATTCAATATCAGGGCAGGGAAGCATCCTCGTCCGCGTCCCACGCtctttaatacatatataaacgaCATACACACTAATATTGACAGCGCTATAGTATGTTACGCAGACGATACTACCATAGTTTATGAGGGCCTACCTGGCCTGATGTATTTGGGAAGGCTGAATCAGGGATGAAACGTGTATCTGAATGGCTGCGTTATAATCTTCTTACTCTTAACTCATCAAAAACGGACTATACCTATTTGTTTCCATAAAACTCCTGAGAACCCGATAGTCGAGATAAATATAACTGTTCAATGCTGACCAAGACTGacagtacaaaatatttaagaattctTGTCGaccaaaatttgaaatttaaagcaaacataaaataaataaatatactatgacaatacacacatcgccatatagccccaagtaagcgtagcttgtgtacacatacatacatataatataaagataaacacccagacactggaaaatattcatgctcaaaacacgaacatttttccagttgagggaatcgaacctacggccctGGACTCACACTATCGGGTGGCTCCCCACTTCGTCAACCAGCTGTCTAGCATATAATCTTTCATGTCGGAtccgtaaaattataaatggaggtacccaaatatccagcttttttgtgtacccagtttttttttaaatgcgccaaaactgttttgtggtcGATTCCCAGCTACGTTGTAACTACTGATATATCGATCttgctccactttttcaaaaatggcatccattttatccgtaatagggcgaccagagcgaggtgcaccTTTGACATCAAAACTtacggattgaaaacgcttttAACCTAATTTGTGCTAATCTCACAGGCGCTGCAccataaacatcgcaaatttttttcgcggcttgcgttgcattttacctttt
This is a stretch of genomic DNA from Pararge aegeria chromosome 12, ilParAegt1.1, whole genome shotgun sequence. It encodes these proteins:
- the LOC120627889 gene encoding glucose dehydrogenase [FAD, quinone]-like, with amino-acid sequence MDVTAMIATAKSTRGLFLALTALGLSTYKWPTHVPVEDKAEYDYVVVGAGTAGSIVANRLSEDPNVNVLLIEAGGDPHWEAEYASLFPYLTKSEMDWNYTSVDDGYSAQYHRNKYLDLPSGKVLGGSSTLHHFYYVRGDPYDYKLWADATGDESWNWWNLLPFFKKSERLVDPEIINSETASFHGMDGAVAITRETRNQPLKYLEAFGDVGHKIMVDMNTNDTLGFAHALFTIDENGIRQSSAECYLATAKHRPNLHIMKNTMVTKVLFDGINAIGVEATSSEKLINIYAKREVILSAGAFNTPKILMLSGVGPQDHLDSLNIPVVKDLPVGKTLQDHAAVIVAHKLEQTSDPVETQPPWNFPVPTFVGSGALDKEQGYSDWVTLNLICRNNPAALLQLSSVVFGLHDDVCNQLAAAGTESEVLFTVMNKARPLSYGNVALQSSDPEDPPVITTGHFSNSVDLENNAAYILDYIKVKESSFFKSVGAETIYFDLPKCNSLDRDSIEYWKCYTLHMMDTTFHYSSSCRMGSVLDSRLRVLGINNLRVGDASAMPNQVTGNINTAVMVIAEKLADMIIKDNSE